The following are encoded together in the Vigna unguiculata cultivar IT97K-499-35 chromosome 2, ASM411807v1, whole genome shotgun sequence genome:
- the LOC114173418 gene encoding uncharacterized protein LOC114173418 codes for MFRSAQPASKPSKSTMKFLCSYGGRILPRYPDGKLRYHGGHTRVLAVDRSITFSELLLKLEELCGASVRHLRCQLPSEDLDALISITSDEDLANLIEEYDRVSSLKIRAFLSPPTPSRSTNNASSPPSKSASLSSSSASSSSSSSSYCSPTDKSGRSYRTSAPVVDRCVHQMSPAPAHRAAVDKSKSPRRNIPLPRYGYHGSGGQVYLIHHGNHWQ; via the exons ATGTTCAGATCAGCTCAACCCGCTTCAAAACCTTCCAAATCCACCATGAAATTCCTCTGCAGTTACGGCGGCAGAATCCTCCCTCGTTACCCTGACGGCAAGCTCCGCTACCACGGAGGCCACACCCGCGTCCTCGCCGTCGACCGCTCTATTACCTTCTCCG AGCTGCTGCTTAAGCTGGAAGAGCTCTGCGGTGCCTCCGTGAGGCACCTCCGCTGCCAATTACCCTCCGAAGACCTCGACGCTCTTATCTCCATCACCTCCGACGAAGATCTTGCCAATCTCATCGAGGAATACGACCGCGTTTCATCGCTCAAGATCAGAGCCTTCCTCTCGCCGCCCACGCCGTCCAGATCTACGAACAACGCTTCCAGTCCTCCTTCGAAATCAGCTTCATTATCTTCCTCCTCAGCGTCATCGTCGTCGTCTTCTTCGTCGTATTGCAGTCCTACTGACAAATCTGGTCGGAGTTACAGAACCTCGGCCCCGGTGGTCGACCGTTGCGTCCATCAGATGTCGCCGGCTCCTGCGCACCGGGCCGCTGTGGATAAATCGAAATCCCCCCGGAGGAATATTCCTCTCCCGCGCTACGGTTACCACGGGAGCGGTGGCCAGGTTTACCTGATCCACCACGGGAACCACTGGCAATAA
- the LOC114174129 gene encoding plant intracellular Ras-group-related LRR protein 3-like → MNPNLNDFALLSHLLHHLHPHTHPPLPTQFHQSLLSNFPHLNHPQVLTSLTQRASTLNVAHTLSLLRTIGPRPDPSAVAAARAKIADPHAPDDEAQIFHALVRVDDMHEECVKQFMAAEEMLVEAYAQSVKGVGEEVDEGVVGILRKAETEEVEKVDLSGSQLKILPEAFGKIRGLVVLNLSQNQLEAIPDSIAGLQKLVELDVSSNVLESLPDSIGLLVNLKILNVSGNKLTALPESIALCRSLVELDASFNNLMCLPTNMGFGLVNLEKLLIHLNKIRLLPSSIGEMKSLKHLDVHFNELHGLPQSIGKLTNLEYLNLSSNFSDMTELPETFGDLVNLRELDLSNNQIRALPYTFSRLENLTKLNLDQNPIIIPPTEVVSQGVEAVKEFMAKWWHDLIEEAQQKNMAETNNQHAQTGWLAWGFSLLNNVAGVSESVVEYFGARKAPRDPWLDQQL, encoded by the exons ATGAATCCCAATCTCAACGATTTCGCTCTTCTCTCCCACCTTCTGCACCACCTTCATCCACACACCCATCCACCATTGCCCACACAATTCCACCAATCTCTACTCTCCAACTTTCCTCACTTGAACCACCCCCAAGTGTTAACCTCGCTCACCCAACGCGCCTCCACCCTTAACGTCGCCCACACGCTCTCCCTCCTCCGCACCATCGGTCCCCGCCCGGACCCTTCCGCCGTTGCCGCCGCACGTGCCAAGATCGCCGACCCCCACGCGCCGGACGACGAGGCGCAGATTTTTCATGCGCTGGTGCGGGTGGATGACATGCACGAGGAGTGCGTGAAGCAGTTTATGGCTGCCGAGGAGATGCTCGTCGAGGCTTACGCGCAATCGGTCAAAGGGGTTGGTGAAGAGGTGGATGAAGGTGTGGTTGGTATTTTGAGGAAAGCAGAGACTGAGGAAGTGGAAAAGGTTGATCTTTCTGGTTCCCAGTTGAAGATTCTTCCCGAGGCCTTCGGGAAGATTCGTGGTCTGGTTGTGCTTAATTTGTCTCAGAATCAGTTAGAG GCGATTCCTGATTCAATAGCAGGACTACAGAAGCTTGTGGAGCTGGATGTTTCATCTAATGTTTTAGAGTCTCTGCCAGACTCCATTGGATTGCTAGTTAATCTAAAGATCCTTAATGTGTCAGGGAACAAGCTAACTGCTCTTCCCGAATCCATTGCTCTTTGCAG GTCACTGGTTGAACTGGATGCAAGCTTTAACAACTTAATGTGTCTGCCAACGAACATGGGTTTTGGACTTGTGAACCTGGAGAAGCTTTTGATCCATTTGAATAAAATACGATTGCTTCCCTCTTCCATTGGAGAAATGAAATCTCTCAAGCATCTTGATGTTCATTTCAATGAGCTTCATGGTCTGCCTCAGTCTATTGGGAAACTCACAAATCTGGAATATCTAAATCTTAGCAGTAATTTCAGTGATATGACAGAGCTTCCTGAAACATTTGGTGATCTGGTTAACTTAAGGGAGCTTGACCTGAGCAACAACCAAATCCGAGCACTTCCTTATACGTTTAGTAGGCTCGAAAACTTAACAAAGCTGAACCTGGACCAGAATCCAATCATAATTCCCCCAACAGAGGTTGTAAGCCAAGGGGTTGAGGCTGTGAAAGAGTTCATGGCCAAGTGGTGGCATGATCTCATTGAAGAAGCTCAACAGAAAAACATGGCTGAAACAAATAATCAGCACGCACAGACAGGGTGGCTGGCATGGGGATTCTCATTGTTAAACAACGTTGCTGGGGTTTCTGAAAGTGTTGTAGAATATTTTGGAGCTAGAAAAGCTCCTAGGGATCCATGGTTGGATCAACAGTTGTGA